One Acidimicrobiia bacterium DNA segment encodes these proteins:
- a CDS encoding ADP-forming succinate--CoA ligase subunit beta has protein sequence MDLYEYQGKQFFASYGIPVSPGEAVTTVDDAVAAAEKIGYPVVVKAQVQVGGRGKAGGIKLAHDASEVRTHAGNIIGMDIKGHTVEIVWVELASDIAEEYYASFTLDRSAKQHLGMLSAQGGVEIEAVAETDPDAIAKIWIDPVDGLTVAAARAWVEAAHLNPAATEGTVDILRKLYVAYTEGDADLAEINPLILTPTGEVHALDAKVTLDDNSVFRHPEYAPYTATQVRDDREQAAHDKGLQYVGLDGFVGVIANGAGLAMSTVDIVNQVGGKPANFLDIGGGANADVMAGALEVITNDPNVRSIFINIFGGITKGDEVANGIITAMGRVKITVPIVIRLDGTNADEGRALLEPHLSDMLQLKPTMVEAAEAVVAAAGAGK, from the coding sequence ATGGACCTCTACGAGTACCAGGGAAAGCAGTTTTTCGCGAGCTACGGGATTCCCGTTAGTCCCGGCGAGGCGGTGACCACGGTCGACGACGCGGTGGCGGCGGCCGAGAAGATCGGCTACCCGGTGGTGGTCAAAGCCCAGGTGCAGGTGGGGGGCCGGGGGAAAGCGGGGGGCATCAAACTCGCCCACGACGCGTCGGAGGTGCGTACCCACGCCGGGAACATCATTGGGATGGACATCAAGGGCCACACGGTGGAGATCGTGTGGGTCGAACTCGCCTCGGACATCGCCGAGGAGTACTACGCCAGTTTCACCCTCGACCGATCGGCCAAGCAGCACCTCGGCATGTTGTCGGCCCAGGGGGGAGTGGAGATCGAGGCCGTGGCGGAAACCGACCCCGATGCCATCGCCAAGATCTGGATCGACCCCGTGGATGGGCTCACCGTCGCCGCCGCCCGGGCGTGGGTGGAAGCCGCCCATCTCAACCCGGCCGCCACGGAGGGCACCGTGGACATCCTCCGCAAGCTCTACGTGGCCTACACCGAAGGCGATGCCGACCTCGCGGAGATCAACCCGCTGATCCTCACGCCCACCGGCGAGGTACACGCCCTCGACGCCAAGGTCACCCTCGACGACAACTCGGTGTTCCGCCACCCGGAGTACGCGCCCTACACCGCGACCCAGGTGCGGGACGACCGAGAGCAAGCCGCCCACGACAAGGGATTGCAGTACGTCGGCCTCGACGGGTTCGTGGGCGTGATCGCCAACGGGGCCGGCCTGGCCATGTCTACCGTCGACATCGTGAATCAGGTGGGCGGTAAGCCGGCCAACTTCCTGGACATCGGCGGTGGCGCCAATGCCGACGTGATGGCCGGTGCCCTCGAGGTCATCACCAACGACCCCAACGTGCGGTCGATCTTCATCAACATCTTCGGCGGAATCACCAAGGGCGATGAGGTGGCCAACGGCATTATCACCGCCATGGGGCGCGTGAAGATCACCGTGCCCATCGTGATCCGGCTCGACGGCACCAACGCCGACGAGGGCCGTGCCCTGCTCGAACCCCATCTGTCCGACATGCTGCAACTCAAGCCCACCATGGTGGAAGCCGCCGAAGCCGTCGTCGCCGCCGCCGGCGCCGGAAAGTAG
- the pcrA gene encoding DNA helicase PcrA, whose product MSPPDDSLLAGLNRMQLEAVTHTGGPLLVVAGAGSGKTRVLTHRIAYLIEHHGVSPFEILAITFTNKAAEEMKHRVGALVGPVAEKMWVSTFHSACVRILRRDADRIGYPKQFTIYDQADANRLTGYVIRDLGLDAKRFPARAVHATISAAKNDHVSVAAYTDRAQVIYERKIADIYAEYQARLERAGAMDFDDLLSLAVTLFQRYPDVLESYRHRFKHVMVDEYQDTNAVQNELVLLLTKEHRNVCVVGDGDQSIYKFRGADMRNILEFEKAFPDVTIVPLEQNYRSTQTILDAANAVIANNVSRQPKVLWTDRGEGRQIVRYHGNDEVEEAQWVTREIATLHDGGDLRWDDVAVFYRTNAQSRVVEEHLTRFGVPYKVIGGTRFYDRREVKDALAYLKAVVNPTDEVSVKRVINSPKRGVGDGSIAKLDLYAATHGVPFMEALTQAAAAGVTGTAVKGIAEFLGLLEGVADLAQADRPAPLLQALLDRSGYLIELQEERGIQTEGRLENLAELVGSAEDAETIAEFLEQVSLVADTDEIGGDTSQVMLMTVHAAKGLEFPAVFIVGFEEGVFPHLRSIGEPTEMEEERRLAYVAITRARERLYVSHAWCRTLYGSTQYNPPSRFLVEIPEHLVEPIEQRRASRGGHTNGGGGYTPGGGSSYRSGAATVGANRDRIVERALSAGPGRPTGAEQLGLSTGDDVEHPKWGEGVILQIRGEGDRAEVVVHFRTAGEKVLLLSWAPLTKI is encoded by the coding sequence ATGAGTCCTCCCGATGATTCCCTCCTCGCCGGGCTGAACCGCATGCAACTCGAGGCCGTCACGCACACCGGGGGGCCGTTGCTGGTCGTGGCCGGCGCTGGCTCGGGAAAAACTCGCGTGCTTACCCACCGGATCGCGTATCTCATCGAACATCACGGGGTGAGCCCGTTCGAGATTCTGGCCATCACCTTCACGAACAAGGCAGCCGAGGAAATGAAGCACCGCGTCGGTGCCCTAGTGGGTCCGGTGGCCGAGAAGATGTGGGTGTCCACCTTCCATTCCGCCTGCGTGCGGATCCTGCGCCGAGATGCCGATCGCATCGGCTACCCCAAGCAGTTCACGATCTACGACCAGGCCGATGCCAACCGCCTCACCGGCTATGTGATCCGCGATCTTGGGTTGGACGCCAAGCGGTTTCCCGCCCGGGCGGTGCACGCCACCATCAGCGCGGCCAAGAACGACCACGTGAGCGTGGCCGCCTACACCGATCGGGCGCAGGTGATCTACGAGCGCAAGATCGCCGACATTTACGCCGAGTACCAGGCCCGCCTCGAGCGCGCCGGAGCGATGGACTTCGACGACCTCCTCAGCCTTGCCGTCACCCTTTTCCAGCGTTACCCCGATGTGTTGGAGAGTTATCGCCATCGCTTCAAACACGTGATGGTCGATGAGTATCAAGACACCAACGCGGTGCAGAACGAGCTGGTGCTCCTGCTGACAAAGGAGCATCGGAATGTGTGCGTGGTGGGCGACGGCGACCAGTCCATCTACAAGTTCCGGGGCGCCGACATGCGGAACATCCTCGAGTTCGAGAAGGCGTTCCCCGATGTCACCATCGTGCCCCTCGAGCAGAACTACCGGTCGACGCAGACGATCCTTGATGCCGCCAATGCCGTGATCGCCAACAACGTGAGTCGGCAGCCCAAGGTGCTGTGGACCGACCGGGGTGAGGGTCGCCAGATCGTGCGCTACCACGGCAACGATGAGGTGGAAGAAGCCCAGTGGGTCACTCGCGAGATCGCTACCCTCCACGATGGTGGCGACCTGCGCTGGGATGACGTGGCGGTGTTTTACCGCACCAACGCCCAGAGTCGGGTGGTGGAGGAACACCTCACCCGCTTCGGTGTGCCGTACAAGGTCATCGGGGGTACCCGGTTCTACGACCGGCGAGAGGTGAAAGACGCGCTGGCTTACCTGAAGGCGGTGGTCAACCCCACCGACGAGGTCTCGGTGAAACGGGTGATCAACAGTCCTAAGCGGGGAGTGGGCGACGGCAGCATCGCCAAACTGGACCTCTACGCCGCCACCCACGGGGTTCCCTTTATGGAGGCTCTCACTCAGGCGGCGGCGGCGGGGGTAACGGGCACGGCGGTGAAGGGGATCGCCGAGTTCCTCGGATTGCTCGAGGGCGTGGCCGACTTGGCCCAGGCCGATCGGCCGGCGCCCCTGCTGCAGGCCCTCCTCGACCGGTCGGGCTACCTGATCGAACTGCAGGAAGAGCGCGGGATCCAGACCGAGGGGCGCCTGGAAAATCTGGCGGAGTTGGTGGGGTCGGCTGAGGACGCCGAGACCATCGCCGAGTTCCTGGAGCAGGTGAGTTTGGTTGCCGACACCGACGAGATCGGTGGCGACACCAGCCAGGTCATGCTCATGACGGTGCACGCCGCCAAGGGTCTCGAGTTCCCGGCCGTGTTCATCGTGGGCTTCGAGGAGGGCGTGTTTCCCCATCTGCGATCCATCGGGGAACCCACCGAGATGGAGGAGGAACGTCGTCTCGCCTATGTCGCCATTACCCGGGCGCGTGAGCGCCTCTATGTGAGTCACGCCTGGTGCCGCACCCTCTACGGCAGCACGCAGTACAACCCGCCCAGTCGTTTCCTGGTGGAGATCCCCGAGCATCTGGTGGAGCCCATCGAACAACGGCGGGCGAGTCGGGGAGGCCACACCAACGGCGGGGGCGGCTACACGCCCGGTGGCGGGTCGAGTTACCGCTCCGGTGCCGCGACGGTGGGGGCCAATCGCGATCGCATCGTGGAGCGGGCACTCTCGGCTGGCCCGGGCCGTCCGACCGGGGCCGAGCAACTGGGCTTGAGCACCGGCGATGACGTTGAGCATCCCAAGTGGGGCGAGGGTGTGATCCTGCAGATTCGCGGGGAAGGCGACCGGGCCGAGGTGGTCGTGCATTTCCGAACGGCCGGGGAGAAGGTGCTGCTCCTGTCGTGGGCCCCGCTCACCAAGATCTGA
- the sucD gene encoding succinate--CoA ligase subunit alpha has translation MAIFVDDKTKVVYQGLTGAQGKFYGLLNRHYGTQVVAGTNPKKAGSDVEGIPVYASVAEAVAATGATASCIFIPAPGVKDAVIEAAEGGVTLIVAITEGVPAQDEAWFFNKLARDFPAVRLLGPNCPGIISPGKANIGITAGHIAKAPVEGRPNVGIVSRSGTLTYQALYELKLNDIGVTTCVGIGGDPVPGTSFIDCLAAFEADPDTKAVMMIGEIGGSAEEEAAVFIADKMTKPVVSYIAGVTAPPGKKMGHAGAIVSGGKGTAAAKQEALLAAGVRIGQNPTEAGTLMVEVVQDL, from the coding sequence ATGGCTATTTTCGTAGATGACAAGACCAAGGTCGTGTACCAGGGCCTCACGGGGGCCCAGGGCAAGTTCTATGGCCTGCTGAACCGCCACTACGGCACCCAGGTGGTTGCGGGCACGAACCCGAAGAAGGCGGGCTCAGACGTTGAGGGCATCCCCGTGTACGCGTCGGTGGCCGAGGCGGTGGCGGCGACGGGGGCTACGGCGTCGTGCATCTTCATCCCGGCCCCGGGGGTCAAGGATGCCGTGATCGAGGCGGCCGAAGGGGGGGTGACGCTCATCGTGGCGATCACCGAGGGCGTACCGGCCCAGGATGAGGCCTGGTTCTTCAACAAACTGGCTCGGGACTTCCCCGCGGTGCGGCTGCTCGGGCCCAACTGCCCCGGCATTATTAGTCCCGGTAAGGCCAACATCGGCATTACCGCTGGTCATATCGCCAAGGCCCCGGTGGAAGGGCGCCCCAACGTGGGCATCGTGAGCCGCTCGGGCACGCTCACCTACCAGGCCCTGTACGAGTTGAAACTGAACGACATCGGCGTCACCACCTGCGTGGGGATCGGGGGCGATCCCGTGCCGGGCACCAGTTTCATTGATTGCCTCGCGGCCTTCGAGGCCGATCCGGACACGAAAGCGGTGATGATGATCGGCGAGATCGGTGGTTCCGCGGAAGAAGAGGCCGCCGTCTTCATCGCCGACAAGATGACCAAGCCGGTGGTGTCCTACATCGCGGGGGTCACGGCTCCGCCGGGTAAGAAGATGGGCCATGCCGGGGCCATCGTGTCGGGGGGCAAGGGCACGGCGGCGGCCAAACAGGAAGCGCTCCTGGCGGCGGGCGTGCGCATCGGTCAGAACCCCACCGAGGCCGGTACGTTGATGGTCGAGGTCGTCCAGGATCTGTAG
- a CDS encoding phosphoribosylglycinamide formyltransferase yields MLASGSGTLLQSILSQDIPVDLVVVDRPCPATEVAVAAGVRAELLERASYGTHFDRDGYTAAMVAVLRAYEVELVVMAGFGTVFGEAIHTAFPSRILNTHPALLPSFKGWHGVRDALAYGVKVSGCTIHVATLAVDAGPILAQEAVPVLPGDNEAALHERIKAVERRLYPQTIRAVLSDPSLLQKAM; encoded by the coding sequence GTGTTGGCTTCCGGCAGTGGAACCCTCCTCCAATCGATCTTGTCGCAGGACATCCCGGTCGATCTCGTGGTGGTCGATCGCCCCTGCCCGGCCACGGAGGTAGCGGTGGCGGCCGGGGTGAGAGCCGAACTGCTGGAGCGGGCCAGTTACGGGACCCACTTCGACCGAGACGGCTACACCGCCGCGATGGTGGCGGTCCTGCGGGCCTACGAGGTGGAACTGGTGGTGATGGCGGGCTTCGGTACCGTCTTCGGTGAAGCCATCCACACGGCCTTTCCGTCCCGCATCCTCAACACCCATCCGGCCCTCCTGCCAAGTTTCAAGGGGTGGCATGGGGTGCGCGATGCTCTGGCCTACGGCGTGAAGGTCTCCGGCTGCACCATCCACGTGGCTACCCTGGCGGTAGATGCCGGTCCGATCCTCGCTCAAGAGGCCGTACCGGTGCTCCCCGGCGACAACGAAGCCGCCCTCCACGAGCGGATCAAGGCCGTGGAACGTCGCCTCTATCCCCAGACCATCCGGGCGGTCCTCTCCGACCCCTCCCTCCTCCAGAAAGCGATGTGA
- the purH gene encoding bifunctional phosphoribosylaminoimidazolecarboxamide formyltransferase/IMP cyclohydrolase: MRALLSVYDKSGIVELARDLRGMGWDLISSGGTAQALRDADLAVTDVADLTGFPAILGHRVVTLHPKVHGGILADRRNPDHQSDMSTYGIDPIDLVVSNLYPFGADTSSFEHGATRAEELIDIGGPAMIRAAAKNFKDVGILTQPSDYQRVVDELRAGGVLTDDTKRALARKAFAHTAAYDASIVEWFDEVSGVPLPPTLHLALERVQDLRYGENPHQTGARYREMGSTSWWDDVKQHGGLALSYLNLFDADAAWGLANDLAATFGQPAVAIIKHANPCGAAIAPSLAAAYQRAFECDERSAFGGIVALSHPVDDATVARMVAAAQADVVIAPGYGPGVIEALTAKRKNTRLLTAAPPRPDTHQIRQLTGSWLVQDAHHFAAPRANWSVVTQRQPTDAQWADAELAWRLVGWVKSNSIVLVKDGVAWGIGAGQQNRVEAGEIAATKAAHRAAGGACASDAFYPFPDGIEAAAAAGVAVVIQPGGSVKDDATIAKADELGLAMVFTGERHFLH, translated from the coding sequence ATGCGCGCCCTGCTCTCCGTGTACGACAAATCCGGCATCGTCGAACTCGCCCGCGACCTTCGCGGCATGGGCTGGGACCTGATCTCCAGCGGCGGAACCGCCCAGGCCCTGCGCGACGCCGACCTCGCCGTCACCGACGTGGCCGATCTCACCGGCTTCCCCGCGATCCTGGGGCACCGGGTGGTAACGCTGCACCCGAAAGTGCACGGCGGGATCCTGGCGGACCGGCGCAACCCCGATCACCAAAGCGACATGTCCACCTACGGCATCGATCCAATCGACCTCGTGGTGTCCAATCTCTACCCCTTCGGAGCCGACACGTCGTCGTTCGAGCACGGTGCCACCCGGGCCGAAGAGCTCATCGACATCGGTGGCCCCGCCATGATCCGCGCCGCCGCTAAGAACTTCAAGGACGTGGGCATCCTGACGCAGCCGTCGGACTATCAGCGGGTGGTGGACGAACTGCGGGCCGGTGGGGTGCTCACCGACGACACGAAGCGGGCGCTGGCCCGCAAGGCTTTTGCCCATACTGCTGCCTATGACGCCTCGATCGTGGAGTGGTTCGACGAGGTATCCGGCGTTCCCCTCCCGCCCACCTTGCATCTCGCCCTGGAGCGGGTGCAGGACCTGCGCTATGGCGAGAACCCTCATCAGACCGGCGCCCGCTATCGCGAGATGGGCTCCACGTCGTGGTGGGATGACGTGAAGCAGCACGGTGGCTTGGCGCTGAGCTACCTCAACTTGTTCGATGCCGATGCCGCCTGGGGACTCGCCAATGACCTCGCCGCCACCTTCGGCCAGCCCGCAGTGGCCATCATCAAGCACGCCAACCCGTGTGGGGCCGCCATTGCTCCGAGTTTGGCTGCGGCCTACCAGAGGGCCTTCGAGTGCGACGAGCGCTCGGCCTTCGGGGGGATCGTGGCCTTGTCGCATCCGGTGGACGACGCCACCGTGGCGCGCATGGTGGCCGCCGCCCAGGCCGACGTGGTGATTGCGCCGGGCTACGGCCCGGGAGTGATCGAGGCGCTCACCGCCAAGCGCAAGAACACGCGCTTGCTCACCGCCGCTCCGCCCCGGCCCGATACCCATCAGATTCGCCAGCTCACCGGCTCCTGGCTGGTGCAGGACGCCCATCACTTTGCCGCCCCCCGAGCCAACTGGTCGGTGGTCACCCAGCGCCAACCCACCGACGCGCAGTGGGCCGATGCCGAGTTGGCCTGGCGCCTGGTGGGATGGGTGAAGAGCAATTCGATCGTGCTGGTGAAAGACGGCGTGGCCTGGGGCATCGGCGCGGGGCAGCAGAACCGCGTCGAGGCCGGGGAGATCGCCGCCACCAAAGCCGCCCACCGGGCGGCCGGGGGTGCGTGTGCGAGCGACGCCTTCTACCCCTTCCCCGATGGCATCGAGGCCGCCGCGGCGGCGGGCGTGGCCGTGGTGATCCAACCGGGTGGTTCAGTAAAAGACGATGCCACCATCGCCAAAGCCGACGAACTCGGCCTGGCGATGGTCTTTACCGGCGAGCGCCACTTCCTGCACTAG